One window from the genome of Prinia subflava isolate CZ2003 ecotype Zambia chromosome 2, Cam_Psub_1.2, whole genome shotgun sequence encodes:
- the ADGRF5 gene encoding adhesion G protein-coupled receptor F5 isoform X1 yields MPSPTTTGLHCLLLLVSACCQIPQDSNFYPFSYMVDITPGQESFYPEMQRQNQNMVILDLPFPEYRVDIEVSLQDSSYLEQVKDYFNSINPPIKIPNVQITVSNISISTVCMPSGENSSCCSCEDGYAWPSTVCSDLMPCPSLSLEPALPCSYKQKMPFYGPYCEPQTEESCGMGEPIVMNMSVRLDSDFQDDLKDSSSMLYQKYKADLEKAFHDSYRCLPGFVLATVTSFSPGSVFVNYEVRTGAASFTQVGDSNRAVPQFLDSSYQLNPFTFTRVITDQTNFTVKPSNIFEGDTVRLTCEINSTFANATWYHFGQTISTSSRHSIETVLATRRSILKITNVTTKDSGSYSCVFIVSSLYHTEVYNATETISVFPLHVTPNFEEVDVTCNSPEVQANGFLLSCCIDRHLKSLKVSWKVNGTINITGTSILKGNCTEYLLNVNESLCPPEKSGAVTTYTCELETGHGARRTQSIRVTYLRKAHVTISSSTNSTVSEGYGFNVTCESDVSNYDSVSWKIKSGNDTKTVDCYMCIKNSTSPATSVLTVKSASQDWRGTYICTFSQKNLDSSANMTIEVVSLPLKKNILIDPIATTIECQVPHALECCISAKTVRDYRVTFLVQQNEFQVEKKKKDNLLCYMYNHTEKECNKEQDLAAHCRFINRIGQKVDSENITLHLLPGKKISCSDSLGVGTEGAKLIKPCCDVKNPTGFTQGNITYQCIRGSWQVARNDCLSGPINDLLSSAESLVNSPEAKAELPSYLAQLNEQTKKEQTTINNSSANLGAIVTILDMVSSIPVEAEKDTMQNFLFTVDSIVNDSTTKAWEDLNKKNTGQSSSLLKSVESFSLGLQPVNNTIPSVSANTIQLQGIVVKENNTDYNKDFHSTEKLTVNVFISENEIQTLTQNSTIVSVMYSKLGHILPRNTFEYVNGLLITTTLSSNRSQKFNVNMTFAKRDTSLKMPKCVFWNFTLNNDRGDWDTRGCTPTELEDYVICSCNHLTSFSILMSPDKYSELRAEDYISYTGLAVSILSLVACIIIESLVWKYVTNNTTSYMRHVCILNIATSLLIADIWFIVTASITDQNQQMSRDICIVATFFIHFFYLCVFFWMLSLGLILFYRLVFILHNTSKSTQKAVAFCLGYLCPFVIAVTTIAVTLPRNSYTRKDVCWLNWEDSKALLAFAIPALIIVATNLFIAAVVIIKILRPTIGDRSSSQERKSLLQIGKSVAILTPLLGLTWGFGLATIIESSHQAFHIIFSLLNAFQGLFILWFGTLWDKKIQEALLKRNSSSKWSSQQSKSSSLMLVTPMLAMSYPFSRTFNNLCGKTGKYKVSSAEPSTSSTENTSKAYSLLN; encoded by the exons ATGCCATCCCCAACCACTACAGGGCTCCACTGCCTGTTGCTGCTGGTCTCAGCCTGCTGCCAGATACCACAGGACTCAAACTTCTATCCATTCTCCTACATG gTGGACATCACGCCGGGGCAGGAAAGCTTCTACCCAGAGatgcaaaggcagaatcaaAACA tggttATTCTTGACCTTCCCTTTCCGGAGTACAGAGTTGACATTGAAGTAAGCCTACAGGATTCATCTTATCTGGAGCAAGTCAAAGACTATTTCAATAGCATCAATCCTCCAATTAAAATTCCAAATGTACAAATAACAGTTTCAAACATCAGCATTTCAACAG TCTGCATGCCCAGTGGTGAGAATagcagctgctgttcctgtgaaGATGGATATGCCTGGCCGAGCACGGTGTGCAGTGATTTGAtgccctgcccttctctgaGCCTGGAACCGGCCCTGCCCTGTAGCTACAAGCAGAAAATGCCTTTCTATGGACCCTACTGTGAGCCCCAGACTGAGG AGTCATGTGGTATGGGAGAGCCCATTGTAATGAATATGTCAGTCAGACTTGACTCAGACTTCCAGGATGATCTCAAGGATTCTTCTTCTATGTTATACCAAAAATACAAAGCAGACCTTGAAAAAGCG TTTCATGACAGCTACAGATGTTTACCAGGCTTTGTATTGGCAACAGTAACGAGTTTCAG ccctggaagtgtttttGTGAACTATGAAGTAAGAACTGGAGCAGCAAGCTTCACTCAGGTTGGAGATTCCAACAGAGCAGTACCACAGTTTCTGGATTCATCGTACCAGCTAAACCCATTTACCTTCACAAGAGTAATCACTG ATCAGACAAACTTCACTGTGAAACCCTCGAACATTTTTGAAGGGGACACAGTAAGACTGACCTGTGAGATAAATTCAACATTTGCCAATGCCACCTGGTATCACTTTGGCCAGACCATCTCAACCAGCTCGAGGCACTCCATAGAGACAGTTTTAGCAACCAGAAGATCAATTCTTAAAATTACCAACGTTACGACAAAGGATTCTG GTTCCTACAGCTGCGTGTTCATAGTGAGCAGTCTGTATCACACAGAGGTATACAATGCCACAGAAACAATATCTGTCTTTCCACTACATGTCACTCCAAACTTCGAGGAGGTGGATGTCACATGTAACAGTCCTGAAGTGCAAGCAAATGGTTTTCTGCTGTCCTGTTGCATTGACAGACACTTGAAATCGCTTAAGGTTTCCTGGAAAGTCAATGGAACAATCAACATTACAG GAACATCCATCTTGAAAGGAAACTGCACTGAATACCTGCTCAACGTCAACGAGTCCCTGTGCCCACCTGAGAAGTCAGGTGCAGTGACCACATACACGTGTGAGCTGGAGACTGGACACGGAGCCAGGCGCACTCAGAGCATCCGAGTCACGTACCTGCGCAAAG CCCACGTAACAATATCTTCAAGCACAAACTCAACAGTTTCCGAGGGATACGGGTTCAATGTAACATGTGAAAGTGATGTGAGCAATTATGACAGCGTCAGTTGGAAAATCAAGTCTGGAAATGACACAAAAACAGTAGACTGTTACATGTGCATCAAAAATAGCACATCCCCAGCCACGTCTGTGCTCACAGTGAAGTCTGCTTCACAGGACTGGAGAG GCACCTACATCTGCACTTTCTCCCAGAAAAACCTGGACAGTTCTGCCAATATGACCATCGAGGTGGTTTCCTTGCCCCTGAAGAAGAACATCCTGATAGACCCCATTGCAACAACGATAGAGTGCCAAGTGCCACATGCCCTCGAGTGCTGCATAAGTGCAAAGACTGTGAGAGACTACAGGGTTACATTTTTGGTTCAACAAAATGAATTTCAAGTTG agaaaaagaaaaaagacaatttgCTTTGCTACATGTACAATCACACGGAAAAAGAATGTAACAAAGAGCAAGACCTCGCTGCACATTGCAGGTTTATCAACCGCATCGGACAGAAAGTTGACAGCGAAAATATAACTCTGCACTTGCTCCCTG GTAAGAAAATTTCCTGCTCAGACAGTTTGGGCGTTGGAACAGAAGGGGCCAAATTAATAAAGCCATGCTGTGATGTAAAAAATCCAACAGGTTTTACTCAAGGCAATATAACTTACCAGTGCATCAGGGGCTCGTGGCAGGTTGCAAGGAATGATTGCCTGTCTGGACCAATAAATGACCTGCTGAGTAGTGCTGAG TCCTTAGTCAACAGCCCCGAGGCAAAAGCAGAACTACCCTCCTACCTTGCACAGCTTAATGAACAGACAAAAAAGGAGCAAACCACAATAAACAACTCTTCAGCAAACCTAGGAGCAATTGTTACCATCCTGGATATGGTCTCCTCTATCCCAGTAGAGGCAGAGAAGGACACTATGCAG AATTTCCTATTCACAGTGGACTCAATTGTTAATGATTCCACAACTAAAGCTTGGGAAGACCTGAATAAAAAGAATACAGGACAAAGTTCTTCGTTACTCAAGTCAGTAGAAAGTTTTTCCCTTGGCCTCCAACCAGTTAATAATACCATTCCTTCTGTCTCTGCAAACACCATTCAGCTCCAAGGGATAGTTGTCAAGGAAAATAACACAGATTATAACAAGGACTTCCACAGTACAGAAAAACTTACAGTCAACGTGTTCATTAGCGAAAATGAAATCCAGACTCTAACCCAAAATTCAACCATTGTCAGTGTGATGTACTCAAAACTTGGGCATATCTTGCCCCGGAATACATTTGAATATGTGAATGGTTTATTGATAACAACAACTTTGAGCAGCAACAGAAGCCAGAAGTTTAATGTTAATATGACATTTGCCAAGAGAGACACGTCTCTAAAGATGCCCAAGTGTGTCTTTTGGAACTTCACACTCAACAATGACAGGGGGGACTGGGACACTCGTGGCTGCACACCCACAGAGTTAGAAGATTATGTCATTTGCTCCTGCAATCACTTAACATCATTCTCCATCCTGATGTCGCCCGATAAATACTCCGAGCTAAGGGCTGAAGATTATATTTCCTACACTGGCCTGGCTGTTTCAATACTGAGCTTGGTGGCCTGCATCATAATTGAATCCTTGGTCTGGAAGTACGTGACAAACAACACAACCTCCTACATGCGCCACGTCTGTATTCTCAACATTGCCACATCCCTGCTGATTGCTGACATTTGGTTCATTGTCACTGCCTCCATCACTGATCAAAACCAGCAGATGAGCAGAGACATCTGTATCGTGGCCACCTTCTTCATCCATTTTTTCTACCTGTGTGTCTTTTTCTGGATGCTGAGCTTGGGCCTCATCCTTTTCTACAGACTGGTGTTCATCTTACACAACACGAGTAAGAGCACTCAGAAGGCGGTGGCGTTCTGCCTGGGGTACCTGTGCCCCTTTGTCATTGCAGTCACCACCATCGCTGTCACGCTGCCAAGGAACAGTTACACAAGAAAGGACGTCTGCTGGCTCAACTGGGAGGACAGCAAAGCCCTCCTGGCCTTCGCCATACCTGCCTTGATCATCGTGGCCACAAACTTGTTCATCGCCGCAGTTGttataataaaaatactgaGGCCGACTATTGGGGATAGGTCAAGCAGCCAGGAGAGGAAATCTCTGCTTCAGATTGGCAAAAGCGTGGCCATCCTGACACCACTGCTAGGCCTCACCTGGGGTTTTGGCCTTGCCACCATCATCGAAAGCAGTCATCAAGCTTTCCACATCATCTTCAGTCTGCTCAATGCTTTCCAG GGATTATTCATTTTGTGGTTTGGGACTCTCTGGGATAAGAAG aTACAAGAAGCTCTGTTGAAGAGGAATTCGTCATCCAAATGGAGTTCTCAGCAATCAAAG
- the ADGRF5 gene encoding adhesion G protein-coupled receptor F5 isoform X2 — protein MPSPTTTGLHCLLLLVSACCQIPQDSNFYPFSYMVDITPGQESFYPEMQRQNQNMVILDLPFPEYRVDIEVSLQDSSYLEQVKDYFNSINPPIKIPNVQITVSNISISTVCMPSGENSSCCSCEDGYAWPSTVCSDLMPCPSLSLEPALPCSYKQKMPFYGPYCEPQTEESCGMGEPIVMNMSVRLDSDFQDDLKDSSSMLYQKYKADLEKAFHDSYRCLPGFVLATVTSFSPGSVFVNYEVRTGAASFTQVGDSNRAVPQFLDSSYQLNPFTFTRVITDQTNFTVKPSNIFEGDTVRLTCEINSTFANATWYHFGQTISTSSRHSIETVLATRRSILKITNVTTKDSGSYSCVFIVSSLYHTEVYNATETISVFPLHVTPNFEEVDVTCNSPEVQANGFLLSCCIDRHLKSLKVSWKVNGTINITGTSILKGNCTEYLLNVNESLCPPEKSGAVTTYTCELETGHGARRTQSIRVTYLRKAHVTISSSTNSTVSEGYGFNVTCESDVSNYDSVSWKIKSGNDTKTVDCYMCIKNSTSPATSVLTVKSASQDWRGTYICTFSQKNLDSSANMTIEVVSLPLKKNILIDPIATTIECQVPHALECCISAKTVRDYRVTFLVQQNEFQVEKKKKDNLLCYMYNHTEKECNKEQDLAAHCRFINRIGQKVDSENITLHLLPGKKISCSDSLGVGTEGAKLIKPCCDVKNPTGFTQGNITYQCIRGSWQVARNDCLSGPINDLLSSAESLVNSPEAKAELPSYLAQLNEQTKKEQTTINNSSANLGAIVTILDMVSSIPVEAEKDTMQNFLFTVDSIVNDSTTKAWEDLNKKNTGQSSSLLKSVESFSLGLQPVNNTIPSVSANTIQLQGIVVKENNTDYNKDFHSTEKLTVNVFISENEIQTLTQNSTIVSVMYSKLGHILPRNTFEYVNGLLITTTLSSNRSQKFNVNMTFAKRDTSLKMPKCVFWNFTLNNDRGDWDTRGCTPTELEDYVICSCNHLTSFSILMSPDKYSELRAEDYISYTGLAVSILSLVACIIIESLVWKYVTNNTTSYMRHVCILNIATSLLIADIWFIVTASITDQNQQMSRDICIVATFFIHFFYLCVFFWMLSLGLILFYRLVFILHNTSKSTQKAVAFCLGYLCPFVIAVTTIAVTLPRNSYTRKDVCWLNWEDSKALLAFAIPALIIVATNLFIAAVVIIKILRPTIGDRSSSQERKSLLQIGKSVAILTPLLGLTWGFGLATIIESSHQAFHIIFSLLNAFQGLFILWFGTLWDKKIQEALLKRNSSSKWSSQQSKGLFRRACTGIAKELGSRLKSKDN, from the exons ATGCCATCCCCAACCACTACAGGGCTCCACTGCCTGTTGCTGCTGGTCTCAGCCTGCTGCCAGATACCACAGGACTCAAACTTCTATCCATTCTCCTACATG gTGGACATCACGCCGGGGCAGGAAAGCTTCTACCCAGAGatgcaaaggcagaatcaaAACA tggttATTCTTGACCTTCCCTTTCCGGAGTACAGAGTTGACATTGAAGTAAGCCTACAGGATTCATCTTATCTGGAGCAAGTCAAAGACTATTTCAATAGCATCAATCCTCCAATTAAAATTCCAAATGTACAAATAACAGTTTCAAACATCAGCATTTCAACAG TCTGCATGCCCAGTGGTGAGAATagcagctgctgttcctgtgaaGATGGATATGCCTGGCCGAGCACGGTGTGCAGTGATTTGAtgccctgcccttctctgaGCCTGGAACCGGCCCTGCCCTGTAGCTACAAGCAGAAAATGCCTTTCTATGGACCCTACTGTGAGCCCCAGACTGAGG AGTCATGTGGTATGGGAGAGCCCATTGTAATGAATATGTCAGTCAGACTTGACTCAGACTTCCAGGATGATCTCAAGGATTCTTCTTCTATGTTATACCAAAAATACAAAGCAGACCTTGAAAAAGCG TTTCATGACAGCTACAGATGTTTACCAGGCTTTGTATTGGCAACAGTAACGAGTTTCAG ccctggaagtgtttttGTGAACTATGAAGTAAGAACTGGAGCAGCAAGCTTCACTCAGGTTGGAGATTCCAACAGAGCAGTACCACAGTTTCTGGATTCATCGTACCAGCTAAACCCATTTACCTTCACAAGAGTAATCACTG ATCAGACAAACTTCACTGTGAAACCCTCGAACATTTTTGAAGGGGACACAGTAAGACTGACCTGTGAGATAAATTCAACATTTGCCAATGCCACCTGGTATCACTTTGGCCAGACCATCTCAACCAGCTCGAGGCACTCCATAGAGACAGTTTTAGCAACCAGAAGATCAATTCTTAAAATTACCAACGTTACGACAAAGGATTCTG GTTCCTACAGCTGCGTGTTCATAGTGAGCAGTCTGTATCACACAGAGGTATACAATGCCACAGAAACAATATCTGTCTTTCCACTACATGTCACTCCAAACTTCGAGGAGGTGGATGTCACATGTAACAGTCCTGAAGTGCAAGCAAATGGTTTTCTGCTGTCCTGTTGCATTGACAGACACTTGAAATCGCTTAAGGTTTCCTGGAAAGTCAATGGAACAATCAACATTACAG GAACATCCATCTTGAAAGGAAACTGCACTGAATACCTGCTCAACGTCAACGAGTCCCTGTGCCCACCTGAGAAGTCAGGTGCAGTGACCACATACACGTGTGAGCTGGAGACTGGACACGGAGCCAGGCGCACTCAGAGCATCCGAGTCACGTACCTGCGCAAAG CCCACGTAACAATATCTTCAAGCACAAACTCAACAGTTTCCGAGGGATACGGGTTCAATGTAACATGTGAAAGTGATGTGAGCAATTATGACAGCGTCAGTTGGAAAATCAAGTCTGGAAATGACACAAAAACAGTAGACTGTTACATGTGCATCAAAAATAGCACATCCCCAGCCACGTCTGTGCTCACAGTGAAGTCTGCTTCACAGGACTGGAGAG GCACCTACATCTGCACTTTCTCCCAGAAAAACCTGGACAGTTCTGCCAATATGACCATCGAGGTGGTTTCCTTGCCCCTGAAGAAGAACATCCTGATAGACCCCATTGCAACAACGATAGAGTGCCAAGTGCCACATGCCCTCGAGTGCTGCATAAGTGCAAAGACTGTGAGAGACTACAGGGTTACATTTTTGGTTCAACAAAATGAATTTCAAGTTG agaaaaagaaaaaagacaatttgCTTTGCTACATGTACAATCACACGGAAAAAGAATGTAACAAAGAGCAAGACCTCGCTGCACATTGCAGGTTTATCAACCGCATCGGACAGAAAGTTGACAGCGAAAATATAACTCTGCACTTGCTCCCTG GTAAGAAAATTTCCTGCTCAGACAGTTTGGGCGTTGGAACAGAAGGGGCCAAATTAATAAAGCCATGCTGTGATGTAAAAAATCCAACAGGTTTTACTCAAGGCAATATAACTTACCAGTGCATCAGGGGCTCGTGGCAGGTTGCAAGGAATGATTGCCTGTCTGGACCAATAAATGACCTGCTGAGTAGTGCTGAG TCCTTAGTCAACAGCCCCGAGGCAAAAGCAGAACTACCCTCCTACCTTGCACAGCTTAATGAACAGACAAAAAAGGAGCAAACCACAATAAACAACTCTTCAGCAAACCTAGGAGCAATTGTTACCATCCTGGATATGGTCTCCTCTATCCCAGTAGAGGCAGAGAAGGACACTATGCAG AATTTCCTATTCACAGTGGACTCAATTGTTAATGATTCCACAACTAAAGCTTGGGAAGACCTGAATAAAAAGAATACAGGACAAAGTTCTTCGTTACTCAAGTCAGTAGAAAGTTTTTCCCTTGGCCTCCAACCAGTTAATAATACCATTCCTTCTGTCTCTGCAAACACCATTCAGCTCCAAGGGATAGTTGTCAAGGAAAATAACACAGATTATAACAAGGACTTCCACAGTACAGAAAAACTTACAGTCAACGTGTTCATTAGCGAAAATGAAATCCAGACTCTAACCCAAAATTCAACCATTGTCAGTGTGATGTACTCAAAACTTGGGCATATCTTGCCCCGGAATACATTTGAATATGTGAATGGTTTATTGATAACAACAACTTTGAGCAGCAACAGAAGCCAGAAGTTTAATGTTAATATGACATTTGCCAAGAGAGACACGTCTCTAAAGATGCCCAAGTGTGTCTTTTGGAACTTCACACTCAACAATGACAGGGGGGACTGGGACACTCGTGGCTGCACACCCACAGAGTTAGAAGATTATGTCATTTGCTCCTGCAATCACTTAACATCATTCTCCATCCTGATGTCGCCCGATAAATACTCCGAGCTAAGGGCTGAAGATTATATTTCCTACACTGGCCTGGCTGTTTCAATACTGAGCTTGGTGGCCTGCATCATAATTGAATCCTTGGTCTGGAAGTACGTGACAAACAACACAACCTCCTACATGCGCCACGTCTGTATTCTCAACATTGCCACATCCCTGCTGATTGCTGACATTTGGTTCATTGTCACTGCCTCCATCACTGATCAAAACCAGCAGATGAGCAGAGACATCTGTATCGTGGCCACCTTCTTCATCCATTTTTTCTACCTGTGTGTCTTTTTCTGGATGCTGAGCTTGGGCCTCATCCTTTTCTACAGACTGGTGTTCATCTTACACAACACGAGTAAGAGCACTCAGAAGGCGGTGGCGTTCTGCCTGGGGTACCTGTGCCCCTTTGTCATTGCAGTCACCACCATCGCTGTCACGCTGCCAAGGAACAGTTACACAAGAAAGGACGTCTGCTGGCTCAACTGGGAGGACAGCAAAGCCCTCCTGGCCTTCGCCATACCTGCCTTGATCATCGTGGCCACAAACTTGTTCATCGCCGCAGTTGttataataaaaatactgaGGCCGACTATTGGGGATAGGTCAAGCAGCCAGGAGAGGAAATCTCTGCTTCAGATTGGCAAAAGCGTGGCCATCCTGACACCACTGCTAGGCCTCACCTGGGGTTTTGGCCTTGCCACCATCATCGAAAGCAGTCATCAAGCTTTCCACATCATCTTCAGTCTGCTCAATGCTTTCCAG GGATTATTCATTTTGTGGTTTGGGACTCTCTGGGATAAGAAG aTACAAGAAGCTCTGTTGAAGAGGAATTCGTCATCCAAATGGAGTTCTCAGCAATCAAAG GGTTTATTCAGAAGAGCCTGTACAGGTATTGCTAAAGAACTAGGAAGCCGACTTAAAAGCAAGGATAATTAA